One region of Eleutherodactylus coqui strain aEleCoq1 chromosome 5, aEleCoq1.hap1, whole genome shotgun sequence genomic DNA includes:
- the YWHAH gene encoding 14-3-3 protein eta: MADREQLLQRARLAEQAERYEDMAAAMKSVTELNEPLSNEDRNLLSVAYKNVVGARRSSWRVISSIEQKTLADGNEKKLEKVKTYREKIEAELEGVCSEVLSLLDKFLIKNCNDFQYESKVFYLKMKGDYYRYLSEVGNGDRKRSVTEASEAAYKEAFEISKEHMQPTHPIRLGLALNFSVFYYEIQGNPEQACLLAKQAFDDAIAELDTLNEDSYKDSTLIMQLLRDNLTLWTSDQQDEETGEGNN; encoded by the exons ATGGCGGACCGGGAGCAGTTGCTCCAGAGAGCCCGTTTGGCAGAGCAGGCGGAAAGATATGAAGATATGGCTGCAGCTATGAAATCG GTGACCGAACTTAACGAACCGTTGTCTAACGAGGATCGGAACTTGCTGTCTGTCGCCTACAAGAACGTAGTTGGTGCCCGAAGATCTTCCTGGCGAGTCATTAGCAGCATTGAGCAGAAGACACTGGCTGATGGGAATGAGAAGAAGCTAGAGAAGGTGAAGACCTACCGAGAGAAGATTGAGGCTGAGCTAGAAGGAGTATGTAGTGAAGTGCTGTCGCTGCTTGACAAGTTCCTCATCAAGAATTGCAATGACTTCCAGTACGAAAGCAAAGTTTTCTACCTGAAGATGAAGGGGGATTACTACCGGTACCTCTccgaagtgggcaatggggacagAAAGCGAAGCGTGACGGAAGCATCTGAAGCCGCTTACAAGGAGGCTTTTGAGATCAGCAAGGAACACATGCAGCCAACTCACCCCATTCGCCTGGGCTTGGCCCTAAATTTCTCTGTCTTCTATTATGAGATACAAGGTAACCCTGAGCAGGCCTGCCTCCTTGCCAAGCAGGCCTTTGATGATGCTATCGCTGAGCTGGACACGCTAAATGAGGATTCCTACAAGGACTCCACCCTCATCATGCAGCTCCTGCGTGACAACCTGACCCTGTGGACAAGTGATCAGCAAGATGAAGAGACCGGAGAAGGCAATAATTAA